A region of Haloplanus sp. XH21 DNA encodes the following proteins:
- a CDS encoding transcription initiation factor IIB, with the protein MSSYNARELLVSDGQTSTTEQRSRTFQVEHEPSARSTCPECEGQVITEDEESFCTVCGLIVADQWVDLSPTLNDLGMVGDADQSIETVDPLRTDKGLHTKIGKSTDGHGNPLSNEQWEKFQRLRKWHKRYQFCKKRKRTKRLNEGLRDIEMIGGNLDLPDHVVKTAARYLQSASEARLPGGRMAWEALAGGAVLLAVRASSIDRNEIDIAVATHTKAPHERVCAAARKIRCECGFDAPVIRRDAVMTVVDALEEDTISGARAVRTWRLAQHLMQLGDQVPVGPGTPRRTVAASALYAADRLLSRKHLTQGQVAAAASTIVPTSRNRIARYSRELVDAYKAEHGTDDPGVGLGDERDTLR; encoded by the coding sequence ATGTCGAGTTACAACGCTCGCGAACTACTGGTTTCGGACGGACAGACGTCAACTACCGAGCAGCGCAGTCGCACGTTTCAGGTCGAGCACGAACCGTCGGCGCGGTCGACATGTCCGGAGTGCGAAGGCCAGGTGATCACCGAAGACGAGGAGTCGTTCTGTACGGTTTGCGGGCTGATCGTCGCTGACCAATGGGTAGATCTGAGCCCGACGCTGAACGACCTCGGAATGGTCGGTGACGCCGACCAGAGCATCGAAACCGTGGACCCGCTCCGGACGGACAAGGGCCTCCACACGAAGATCGGGAAGTCCACCGATGGCCACGGCAATCCCCTCAGCAACGAGCAGTGGGAGAAGTTCCAGCGTCTCCGGAAGTGGCACAAGCGCTACCAGTTCTGCAAGAAGCGCAAGCGGACCAAGCGGCTCAACGAGGGGCTGCGCGACATCGAGATGATCGGCGGCAACCTGGACCTACCCGACCACGTCGTTAAGACGGCAGCACGGTACCTCCAAAGTGCCTCGGAAGCACGGCTCCCCGGCGGGCGGATGGCCTGGGAGGCACTCGCCGGCGGCGCCGTCTTGCTGGCTGTGCGGGCCTCATCGATCGACCGAAACGAGATCGATATCGCGGTCGCGACGCACACCAAGGCGCCCCACGAGCGGGTGTGCGCTGCCGCCCGGAAGATCCGGTGTGAATGCGGGTTCGATGCACCGGTCATCCGGAGGGACGCCGTGATGACGGTGGTCGACGCACTTGAGGAAGACACGATTTCCGGGGCGCGGGCGGTGCGGACGTGGCGGCTGGCCCAACACCTGATGCAACTCGGCGACCAGGTGCCGGTTGGACCGGGGACGCCACGACGCACCGTCGCGGCGTCGGCGCTGTACGCGGCGGATCGGCTGCTCTCGCGCAAGCACCTCACCCAGGGGCAGGTCGCCGCGGCGGCGAGCACGATCGTGCCGACGTCCCGAAATCGGATCGCGCGGTACAGTCGCGAGCTCGTCGATGCCTACAAAGCCGAACACGGCACCGACGACCCGGGTGTCGGCCTCGGGGACGAGCGGGACACCCTGCGCTGA
- a CDS encoding UvrD-helicase domain-containing protein codes for MVEFRHLEDPQKLAALAHDRNYAVTAGAGSGKTTTFAMRYLKLLETTDADPHSTAAITFTESGAAELKERVRESVSDRLDETDGDGYERWREYHDALPEAYIHTIHGFCSRLLHEHALEADVPVGFDVIEETAARGHQLETVESFVEDHLDDERIEELTHIYYRDRLEDLLGDLLEEHQHAREWADEWADQEPSDYVEFVRERYSPIDVGEARTLLDRPDVEEALRDIRQVADEESAGGNRISIAQNVATAVETHDIIGAALNDVATHDAAAALCEALTSDRTPYYGSWDSWCYGGHDDWDDENAERYDEATSALVEALPVERWAIPGRLAVERNAAPYYISLASLFRDLHDEYEDRKRRERVLDFADLIDGCIDLLRSSPTVRADVRESFDHVMLDEVQDTDPRQWELVELLTSLDAEYDGLNVFVVGDEKQSIFRFRGADVTQYAVERERLAQANQQASVPPLEETYEVGEGRDLSRNFRSLPGVLEPINELFDDLFGQVPQTHQDAPPGIRGDDTSFEPDPQRLAPDRTDEAEIGLGATFVLVPEERPVREEALTEDHQLRALPEDGATLDARALAAEVAAFLDDAPERYEVTGYEDGDPVEEPVELEPKDVAILLRKRTHLESYERALASLNVPYTVASGIGFYESTEITAIRNLLAVLQDPIDDLALFGVLRSPLFGFEDTDVVGLWDSIERDDIGDGELWRALQRTDHDRLTTARERIETWRRLAGCSGPTPLVETWDALLGRIIEDTGYLASLALDERGQQAIANVEKFRDRLREWGEDGLQTLPEVVDRIDREVELSSREGEAAVPEDADGVRIMTVHDAKGQEFPAVFVPGLSTDFNLRPGYGENIAEFEIIEDPLTDDRQPLLGIRAPGTVDVFEQQDTILKRRLNFSRKREAVAEEKRILYVAATRARDHLFLIGTAGSDDESVESLDTGDRGEPSNWYDIVAPEILSNDVLEELAVAGSTAVPEERETPVTVRFPRMSAESASTDAAEPISLEPDVDAYEVEPEYDIAASYLGSLIEDGAPGDIVVDHTGRYVSYEPPENDSGSDTSSSGSESTGLPRNVFGDVVHKAVELRVNPDDESTLLRLTEQVATQHEVSSDNVTQTDLSDISRHVATASEYLNSLDEGGTVDEKMVRAMLDSGQLYGYVDHISKTDGGYHVVDYKTNDISRPHQIEAKSDYYEWQMKAYAVALHQSNPQMDVEATLLFTEAGAQRSFLWSPEELEDLETELDATVCSRLSTHL; via the coding sequence ATGGTGGAGTTCAGGCACTTGGAAGACCCACAGAAACTGGCGGCTCTGGCCCACGACCGCAACTATGCTGTCACAGCCGGGGCCGGCAGTGGCAAGACGACGACCTTTGCGATGCGGTATCTGAAGCTTCTCGAAACCACCGACGCCGACCCGCATTCGACCGCCGCAATCACCTTCACTGAAAGCGGTGCGGCAGAACTCAAGGAGCGGGTACGAGAGTCCGTTAGCGATCGATTGGACGAAACAGATGGCGATGGGTACGAACGGTGGCGTGAGTACCACGATGCACTCCCGGAAGCGTACATCCACACGATTCACGGCTTCTGTTCGCGACTCCTCCATGAGCATGCCCTCGAAGCCGATGTCCCGGTCGGCTTCGACGTCATCGAAGAGACGGCGGCCCGGGGACACCAACTCGAGACCGTGGAGTCGTTCGTTGAGGATCACCTGGACGACGAACGAATCGAGGAGTTGACTCATATCTACTACCGAGACAGGCTGGAAGACCTTCTCGGGGATTTACTGGAGGAACATCAACACGCTCGGGAATGGGCGGACGAGTGGGCGGATCAAGAGCCGTCGGACTACGTCGAATTCGTCCGCGAGCGTTACTCACCTATCGACGTTGGCGAAGCACGGACGCTACTTGACCGTCCAGACGTCGAGGAGGCACTCCGGGACATCCGGCAGGTGGCGGACGAAGAGAGCGCGGGCGGAAATCGGATCAGTATCGCCCAGAACGTTGCAACAGCCGTCGAGACGCACGATATCATCGGCGCGGCTCTGAATGACGTCGCTACCCATGACGCTGCAGCTGCTCTCTGTGAAGCTCTCACCTCGGACCGAACGCCGTACTATGGTAGCTGGGACAGTTGGTGTTACGGCGGACATGACGACTGGGACGACGAGAACGCCGAACGATACGACGAAGCAACGTCCGCGCTAGTGGAGGCACTCCCTGTCGAACGATGGGCCATTCCAGGACGGCTTGCCGTCGAGCGCAACGCCGCCCCGTACTACATTAGTCTCGCATCGCTCTTCCGTGATCTTCACGACGAATACGAAGATCGCAAGCGACGTGAGCGTGTCCTCGACTTCGCCGACCTGATCGACGGTTGTATCGATCTACTACGATCGTCTCCGACAGTTCGGGCAGACGTTCGAGAATCATTCGACCACGTCATGCTCGACGAGGTTCAGGACACGGACCCGAGACAATGGGAACTGGTCGAGTTGTTGACCTCCCTGGACGCCGAGTACGACGGGCTGAACGTCTTCGTGGTCGGCGACGAAAAACAGAGCATCTTCCGCTTCCGAGGCGCTGACGTTACACAGTATGCGGTAGAACGCGAGAGACTCGCCCAGGCAAACCAGCAGGCGTCGGTTCCACCGCTCGAAGAAACCTATGAGGTGGGGGAAGGGAGAGATCTGTCGCGTAACTTCCGGTCACTCCCGGGTGTTCTCGAACCGATAAACGAGCTGTTCGATGACCTCTTCGGCCAGGTCCCTCAAACCCATCAGGATGCGCCGCCGGGGATCCGTGGGGACGATACTTCCTTCGAGCCAGATCCACAACGTCTGGCCCCCGATAGAACTGACGAGGCCGAGATCGGCCTGGGTGCGACCTTCGTCCTCGTACCGGAAGAGCGGCCAGTGCGGGAGGAAGCCCTCACTGAAGATCACCAGCTTCGTGCACTCCCCGAAGATGGCGCCACCCTCGATGCACGAGCATTAGCTGCCGAGGTTGCAGCTTTCCTCGATGACGCACCTGAGCGCTACGAAGTTACTGGCTACGAGGATGGCGACCCCGTCGAGGAACCTGTCGAGCTGGAACCGAAGGACGTGGCTATTTTACTGCGGAAACGGACTCACCTCGAATCGTACGAACGAGCTCTCGCCTCGCTCAACGTTCCCTACACGGTGGCTTCGGGGATCGGGTTCTACGAGAGCACGGAGATCACGGCCATCAGGAATCTCCTCGCAGTACTTCAGGATCCAATCGATGATCTCGCACTGTTCGGCGTCTTGCGCTCACCTCTATTCGGCTTCGAAGACACGGACGTGGTCGGCCTCTGGGATAGTATCGAGCGCGACGACATCGGTGATGGTGAACTTTGGCGCGCGCTCCAGCGAACTGACCACGACCGACTGACCACTGCTCGAGAGCGTATCGAAACCTGGCGCCGACTCGCTGGCTGTAGCGGGCCGACGCCACTAGTGGAAACCTGGGACGCGTTACTCGGCCGGATAATCGAAGACACCGGGTATCTTGCGAGTCTCGCACTCGACGAGCGCGGCCAGCAGGCTATCGCAAACGTCGAGAAGTTCCGCGATCGCCTTCGAGAGTGGGGCGAAGACGGACTACAGACCCTCCCAGAAGTCGTCGACCGAATCGATCGTGAGGTCGAGCTCTCGAGCCGGGAGGGCGAAGCGGCAGTACCTGAGGATGCCGATGGCGTCAGGATCATGACCGTGCACGACGCGAAGGGTCAGGAGTTCCCGGCTGTATTCGTCCCGGGCCTCTCGACGGACTTCAACCTTCGACCTGGCTATGGCGAGAACATCGCTGAGTTCGAAATCATCGAGGACCCGCTGACAGACGACCGGCAGCCATTGCTTGGCATCCGTGCACCAGGAACCGTTGACGTCTTCGAGCAGCAAGACACGATCCTCAAACGACGACTCAACTTCTCCAGGAAACGCGAAGCCGTTGCCGAGGAGAAACGGATCCTCTACGTCGCTGCGACGCGCGCCAGGGACCACCTCTTCCTGATCGGCACCGCTGGAAGCGACGACGAGTCGGTCGAATCACTGGATACCGGTGATCGAGGCGAACCGTCGAACTGGTACGATATCGTTGCACCAGAGATACTCTCCAACGACGTTCTCGAAGAACTCGCTGTGGCCGGATCGACAGCGGTTCCGGAGGAGAGAGAAACCCCGGTAACAGTGCGGTTTCCCAGAATGAGCGCAGAGTCCGCCTCAACCGATGCCGCTGAACCCATCTCCCTGGAACCTGACGTCGATGCGTACGAGGTTGAACCGGAGTACGATATTGCGGCGTCGTACTTGGGTTCGCTCATCGAGGATGGGGCGCCCGGGGACATCGTCGTCGACCACACTGGACGGTACGTATCTTACGAACCCCCAGAGAACGATTCGGGTTCAGATACCAGTTCTTCAGGCAGTGAGTCTACGGGTCTTCCTCGGAACGTTTTCGGCGACGTCGTACACAAGGCCGTCGAGTTGCGTGTTAATCCCGACGACGAGTCCACCCTCCTGCGATTGACCGAACAGGTCGCGACTCAACACGAAGTTTCCTCCGACAACGTGACGCAAACCGACCTTTCAGATATATCGCGTCACGTGGCTACGGCATCGGAGTATCTGAACTCCCTCGATGAGGGTGGCACCGTAGACGAGAAAATGGTCCGAGCGATGCTGGATTCGGGACAACTGTACGGATACGTCGACCACATCTCGAAAACGGATGGCGGATACCACGTCGTCGACTACAAGACCAACGACATCTCACGTCCACATCAGATCGAAGCAAAGTCAGACTACTACGAGTGGCAGATGAAGGCGTACGCTGTGGCGCTTCACCAGTCTAATCCGCAGATGGACGTCGAGGCAACGCTGCTCTTTACCGAGGCTGGGGCCCAACGATCATTCCTGTGGAGTCCTGAGGAGCTCGAAGATCTGGAAACTGAGCTTGACGCTACCGTCTGTTCGCGACTCTCGACTCATCTGTGA
- a CDS encoding PD-(D/E)XK nuclease family protein, giving the protein MQGLFSLLEYAGYSSSDAIEHALHCAGTMGDERIDPELYGSFRDEEPDTLNGALAEQATTVSDLYSAYRELRDEIHPSWTAEAPEQYLELLDQELLVDTLPASVDAVILDGLTRLAPAEREAIARIARNRPTVAVVPLVHDSMSGTGIDLGVKRALQVFLSIGFTLDYSTPTSTDHERIDAVRSLQTPTHTESTYYPTDVGIEWLEPSTEREEVRTTARRVRELLARDSVKPADIGIVVTDRSTYRGILSETLTGYDVPFTFTNDIGIEQTLVGGALETLLDLADDDPKGSSLGALCSNVFVSLSDFDIDAPSLNSARDNASTDSLPEILEELEEAGATETAEGIVRLNDAVTPADDSLAEYARSLREMLSRLGIEDAVEGYGSPDEPTGSHRPAYEKSAWSSIETVLSSLETIAPHLPDGDQPGRVRRALRAELVGGPDQRDGYVRVLPLAEAEMTSFDHLFVLGLTSGYFPSEQDTMAFFGAINDADEEFSRAHTGRRARYILGTLLTGSGNVVLSTPRHTVDGTEHVPAPVVSELQESVQAPEESEEPSDRAPIVSAEDVQREYATWAGDQQFDSPTRAVDGLNTAEALSDDAQAFAIQGLNTAWRRSRPELTAHDAQIEEILDDVFPAWRRGPYSPSALEDYARCPFVFLAKRVLGFEEDYGEENDISRADRGTYVHDVLAEFYRELREDTHVPVDLNRFDEDRLEDALLHAALDRLDTLGDVETLFAQRTVTRLLAGLGSPVDNPYYGTHGSDDVRGLFGRFLDEELAAHESAQARATYFEAAINLDYEDVELLQDGPVSVDTPHGQVEVHGIADRVDVVDGDSRGIHVRDYKTGSTPSRNDVTLGTKLQLPMYGLVLESVLEEETGISHEMLGGSYYKLKSPEDIGATTAKVSSREAVDDETGTPMLPPPSQPWRLPFDSRREFTRLVRDVTPARLGKIATGIENGAFHPTLLSEDLANCEDCSFRDTCDVRHHHQQDTIAGLDETRHYVSERARDVELELDAYAPMGDD; this is encoded by the coding sequence GTGCAGGGGTTGTTCTCGTTACTTGAGTACGCCGGGTACTCCTCTTCAGATGCAATCGAACACGCACTACATTGCGCGGGAACGATGGGCGATGAGAGGATCGATCCCGAGCTCTATGGATCGTTCCGCGACGAGGAACCTGACACCCTTAACGGAGCACTCGCCGAGCAGGCAACGACCGTCTCCGATCTCTATTCGGCGTATCGAGAGCTACGTGACGAAATCCACCCGTCGTGGACGGCAGAAGCCCCGGAACAATACCTGGAGTTACTTGACCAGGAACTCCTCGTAGACACACTCCCGGCTTCCGTCGACGCTGTAATTTTGGACGGGTTGACTCGACTTGCGCCCGCTGAGCGAGAGGCAATCGCCCGAATCGCGAGGAATCGTCCTACTGTAGCGGTCGTCCCGCTTGTACACGATTCGATGAGCGGTACTGGGATCGATCTCGGTGTAAAACGCGCACTCCAGGTGTTTCTCTCGATCGGCTTTACACTCGATTACAGTACCCCAACGTCTACTGACCACGAGCGAATCGACGCCGTCAGAAGCCTCCAAACCCCCACTCACACTGAATCAACGTACTACCCAACCGACGTGGGGATAGAATGGCTTGAGCCATCGACGGAACGAGAGGAGGTGCGGACGACCGCTCGACGCGTTCGGGAGCTGCTTGCGCGTGATAGCGTCAAGCCTGCCGATATCGGCATCGTTGTTACCGACCGGTCGACCTACCGGGGCATCTTGAGCGAAACGCTCACCGGGTACGATGTCCCGTTCACGTTCACGAACGACATCGGTATCGAACAGACGCTCGTCGGGGGTGCTCTCGAAACGCTCCTCGACCTCGCTGACGACGATCCGAAGGGCAGCTCACTCGGAGCCCTTTGCTCGAACGTCTTTGTTTCGTTGAGTGACTTCGACATCGACGCGCCATCTCTCAACTCTGCCCGAGACAATGCCTCTACGGACTCGCTTCCGGAAATTCTCGAGGAACTCGAAGAGGCTGGAGCCACTGAGACAGCAGAGGGTATCGTCCGTCTCAACGACGCGGTCACCCCAGCTGACGATTCCCTCGCGGAGTACGCGAGGTCGCTTCGAGAGATGCTTTCGCGTCTCGGCATCGAAGATGCCGTCGAAGGATATGGTTCGCCGGACGAACCAACCGGGTCACACCGGCCTGCTTACGAAAAATCAGCGTGGTCGTCCATAGAGACTGTGCTCTCGTCCCTCGAAACGATCGCCCCTCATCTTCCTGATGGCGACCAACCGGGCCGCGTCCGTCGGGCACTCCGAGCGGAGCTCGTGGGTGGGCCAGACCAACGAGATGGATACGTCCGTGTCCTTCCGCTGGCCGAAGCTGAAATGACGTCGTTCGATCACTTATTCGTCTTGGGATTGACGTCAGGCTACTTCCCCAGCGAACAGGACACTATGGCGTTCTTTGGCGCAATCAACGATGCCGACGAGGAGTTCAGCCGGGCCCATACCGGCCGACGAGCACGGTACATCTTGGGGACGCTGTTGACCGGGTCCGGAAACGTAGTCCTCTCGACGCCCCGCCACACCGTCGACGGTACTGAACACGTCCCCGCACCGGTGGTATCGGAACTCCAGGAATCCGTCCAAGCACCGGAGGAATCCGAAGAGCCGTCTGACCGAGCACCCATCGTCTCCGCTGAAGACGTCCAACGAGAATATGCAACGTGGGCTGGAGATCAACAGTTCGACTCCCCGACCCGTGCTGTTGATGGCCTGAACACCGCCGAGGCCCTCTCAGATGATGCTCAAGCCTTCGCTATTCAGGGATTGAATACGGCCTGGCGACGTTCTCGGCCTGAACTGACCGCCCACGATGCACAGATCGAGGAGATCCTCGACGACGTGTTCCCAGCTTGGCGCCGGGGTCCGTATAGCCCCAGTGCGCTGGAAGATTACGCGAGGTGCCCGTTCGTTTTCCTGGCAAAGCGCGTTCTCGGCTTCGAAGAGGATTACGGCGAAGAAAACGACATCAGTCGTGCCGACCGGGGAACCTACGTACACGACGTGCTGGCGGAATTTTACCGCGAACTCCGTGAGGACACCCACGTCCCCGTCGACCTGAACCGGTTCGACGAGGACCGCCTCGAGGATGCGCTACTCCACGCAGCCCTCGACCGACTTGATACTCTCGGCGACGTCGAAACGCTGTTTGCCCAACGAACAGTCACTCGATTACTCGCCGGACTCGGATCGCCCGTGGACAACCCGTACTATGGAACGCACGGTAGCGATGACGTGAGAGGTCTTTTCGGCCGCTTTCTCGACGAGGAGCTCGCCGCCCACGAATCGGCTCAAGCCCGAGCGACCTACTTCGAGGCCGCGATAAATCTCGATTACGAAGACGTCGAATTACTCCAGGACGGGCCCGTTAGCGTAGACACCCCACACGGCCAGGTGGAGGTTCACGGGATCGCGGATCGGGTCGACGTCGTCGATGGGGACTCGCGGGGAATCCACGTCCGTGACTACAAGACCGGTAGCACGCCGTCCCGGAACGATGTCACTCTCGGAACGAAGCTCCAGTTGCCAATGTATGGGCTCGTCCTTGAGTCCGTCTTGGAAGAGGAAACTGGGATTTCTCACGAGATGCTCGGTGGCTCGTACTACAAGCTCAAATCGCCCGAGGACATCGGCGCCACCACTGCAAAGGTTTCCTCCCGCGAGGCCGTCGATGACGAGACTGGCACCCCAATGCTTCCGCCGCCGTCGCAGCCTTGGCGGCTGCCGTTCGACTCACGCAGAGAGTTCACCCGTCTCGTTCGCGATGTAACTCCTGCCCGTCTTGGAAAGATCGCGACCGGGATCGAAAACGGAGCCTTCCACCCGACGCTGCTTTCCGAGGACCTCGCGAACTGTGAGGATTGCTCCTTCAGGGATACTTGCGACGTTCGTCACCACCATCAGCAAGACACCATCGCAGGGTTGGACGAAACCCGCCACTACGTTTCGGAGCGGGCTCGGGACGTAGAACTGGAGCTCGACGCATACGCTCCAATGGGGGATGACTAA
- a CDS encoding DUF6884 domain-containing protein: MGPSILILSACSGEKAVDEVVTCADIDGSSKEELVNRHPDKSLPARSLYTGDEHGHVTEAVDRFKAIADVDWRIISAGFGLVRPDTELPAYECTFRNTDSVRRRVERMGYDPDSLTQQEQVQRVANELGISDEIEAALDDGIDVAFVVLGEDYLNAAGSSLSSIPEDCTAFAFAAEGNRDLIGDCQWVPSTETERDALGTTWTQVKGYQLKNVADNVASADDLLNLENAASVREKSLCI, encoded by the coding sequence ATGGGACCTAGCATCTTGATTCTGTCCGCATGCTCCGGGGAGAAGGCGGTCGACGAGGTGGTAACCTGCGCGGACATCGATGGCTCATCGAAGGAGGAGTTGGTCAACAGGCATCCAGACAAGTCCTTGCCGGCGCGGTCTCTGTATACTGGGGACGAGCATGGGCACGTAACAGAGGCTGTTGATCGCTTCAAGGCGATTGCTGATGTCGACTGGCGCATTATCTCTGCTGGGTTCGGTCTCGTCCGACCTGATACGGAGCTCCCCGCCTACGAGTGTACCTTTCGGAATACGGACTCGGTCCGCCGACGCGTAGAGCGAATGGGGTACGATCCGGATTCCCTAACACAACAGGAGCAAGTCCAGCGAGTAGCCAACGAGCTAGGGATCTCCGACGAGATAGAGGCGGCTCTCGATGACGGGATTGACGTCGCTTTCGTGGTGCTTGGGGAGGACTATTTGAACGCAGCTGGCTCTAGCCTTTCGTCGATCCCAGAAGACTGCACGGCGTTCGCTTTCGCTGCGGAGGGGAATCGAGACTTAATCGGTGATTGTCAATGGGTTCCATCGACTGAAACAGAACGAGATGCGCTTGGCACGACCTGGACTCAAGTCAAGGGCTATCAACTAAAGAACGTAGCTGACAACGTGGCGTCGGCCGACGACCTACTGAATCTTGAAAATGCAGCATCTGTCCGGGAAAAGAGTCTCTGTATTTGA
- a CDS encoding ArdC-like ssDNA-binding domain-containing protein: protein MGTTNQPAASFDDADSRYDEMHSQLEAWVEELIDLVDEAAASEEFREWLDVQSRFHDYSHRNSLLIKLQCPEATKVAGYRTWQAEFDRHVREGEQAIWIWAPIIAKQCPDCGNSPSYHESSDCEYDETPPEEWSKGLVGFKPTTVFDVSQTEGEPLPDLDTEAAGEVGDLVSSLCDGADELGVDVRIVPADEWEHGAAKGVCTDRSPHSLQPLVEVQDRENQADLAVTLLHEFAHALLHFDVDDGTERAKREVEAEAVAYIVGRYCGLDTSGSAFYLAAWNSDDTEVIQERLERISRTAEEIIGVLGG, encoded by the coding sequence ATGGGTACGACCAATCAGCCGGCGGCATCCTTCGATGATGCCGACAGCCGGTACGACGAGATGCACAGCCAGCTCGAGGCGTGGGTCGAGGAGCTGATCGACCTCGTCGATGAGGCCGCCGCGAGCGAGGAGTTCCGAGAGTGGCTCGATGTCCAGAGTCGCTTTCACGACTACTCTCACCGCAATTCACTGCTCATCAAGCTCCAGTGTCCCGAAGCGACGAAGGTCGCGGGGTACCGGACGTGGCAGGCGGAGTTCGATCGGCACGTACGGGAAGGTGAGCAGGCGATCTGGATCTGGGCGCCGATCATCGCCAAGCAGTGTCCTGACTGCGGGAACTCTCCCTCGTATCACGAGAGTAGTGACTGCGAATACGACGAGACGCCGCCCGAGGAGTGGTCGAAGGGCCTCGTCGGGTTCAAACCGACCACGGTGTTCGACGTGTCCCAGACCGAGGGTGAGCCACTCCCCGATCTCGACACGGAAGCAGCCGGTGAAGTCGGAGACCTCGTGTCGTCGCTGTGTGACGGGGCTGACGAACTAGGCGTCGACGTCCGGATCGTTCCGGCCGACGAGTGGGAGCATGGGGCTGCGAAAGGTGTCTGCACCGATCGGAGCCCGCATTCGCTCCAGCCGCTCGTCGAAGTGCAGGACCGAGAGAATCAGGCCGACCTCGCGGTGACGCTTCTTCACGAGTTCGCGCATGCCCTGCTACACTTCGACGTCGACGACGGGACCGAGCGTGCAAAGCGGGAGGTCGAGGCCGAAGCGGTCGCGTACATCGTCGGGCGATACTGCGGGCTCGACACGAGCGGGTCGGCGTTCTATCTGGCGGCGTGGAATTCCGATGATACCGAAGTGATTCAGGAGCGACTCGAGCGGATCAGTCGAACGGCAGAAGAGATCATTGGGGTGCTTGGTGGCTGA
- a CDS encoding DUF7567 family protein, translating to MSLEVIDRHSEALFEFLWCPVCGHEVFSHIPFEGVFCKNCNTQVVLQESRETRGYEEVVLACFDTDSTWNLHVDEKLRCDLPDGSARVKVLGAPGTNEVDWWSPKPDDDWEPVERGEFDDVEEPDEVSHLA from the coding sequence ATGAGTCTGGAAGTCATCGATCGCCACAGCGAAGCACTGTTCGAGTTCCTCTGGTGTCCGGTTTGCGGGCACGAGGTGTTCAGTCACATTCCCTTCGAGGGAGTGTTCTGCAAGAACTGCAACACGCAGGTCGTACTCCAAGAATCCCGAGAAACACGCGGCTACGAGGAGGTTGTGCTCGCCTGCTTCGACACCGACTCGACGTGGAACCTCCACGTCGACGAGAAACTGCGTTGCGACCTGCCTGACGGCTCGGCACGGGTGAAGGTTCTCGGCGCACCGGGCACAAACGAGGTCGACTGGTGGAGTCCAAAACCTGACGACGACTGGGAGCCGGTCGAGCGTGGTGAGTTCGACGATGTGGAGGAACCAGACGAGGTGTCACATCTAGCGTAG
- a CDS encoding DUF7568 family protein translates to MPRITNWSLESRTPTLAYRNTETGARAVLHRAPDSYASKWRAAILVDGYPIWSRGFDTKETITFRDALRDRPTPELCCPECQSETVFVGEKSADGSKVQRWFDCPECGYEAPSKIVYGAER, encoded by the coding sequence ATGCCCCGAATCACCAACTGGAGCCTGGAGAGTCGAACGCCCACACTCGCGTACCGGAACACCGAGACCGGTGCGCGAGCCGTCTTGCATCGAGCGCCAGACTCGTACGCCTCCAAGTGGCGCGCGGCCATTCTCGTCGACGGCTACCCGATTTGGTCGCGTGGATTCGACACGAAGGAGACGATCACGTTTCGGGATGCACTCCGGGACCGGCCGACTCCCGAACTGTGCTGTCCCGAGTGTCAGAGCGAAACCGTCTTCGTCGGCGAGAAATCGGCAGATGGATCAAAGGTACAGCGCTGGTTCGACTGCCCCGAATGCGGTTACGAAGCACCATCGAAAATCGTATACGGCGCTGAGCGCTGA